A region from the Vicia villosa cultivar HV-30 ecotype Madison, WI linkage group LG3, Vvil1.0, whole genome shotgun sequence genome encodes:
- the LOC131656621 gene encoding AUGMIN subunit 4-like has product MVKGLHSQNLPADVAHVVDQLERHCLAPDGSLISKPLYNDLQLAREEMCRERLRYLEAMAIYSEAIAMVEEYHQAISVSSIGGMRDTGGLYPQFGLRNSPLVYQTLEHQMIVAEAAQRLRLPLISKDGEVHDEEIEKLSVVSRNSLDSNSTSAVNNSSLSSSNYATPNSSVSGANYSLASMDQVDPVVGGVPSRFLGITPAYLWQTQHLKTPLSVDMTEYRMSLSREVDARLKMKCDKLSDAFVLEDNDSSSSGSQSSTSRLPERVKLLIEEIEREEAALRDDLYSADRKFAEYYSVLEQILGVLFKLVKDLKLDRQHKYDEMQKTWLCKRCQTMSAKLSVLENVLLLGTYTKESIAALHKIRKYLVEATEEASIAYNKAVTRLREYQGVDPHFDDIARQYQDIVKKLENMQWTIDQVEMDLKRMSDSSTS; this is encoded by the exons ATGGTTAAGGGTTTGCACAGCCAAAACCTCCCCGCCGATGTAGCACACGTCGTCGATCAGCTAGAGCGCCACTGCTTGGCTCCTGATGGATCTCTCATCTCCAAGCCTCTCTACAACGATCTCCAACTC GCTAGAGAGGAAATGTGCAGGGAACGACTTCGATATCTCGAAGCCATG GCTATATATTCTGAGGCTATTGCAATGGTGGAAGAGTATCATCAAGCCATTTCTGTGTCTAGCATCGGTGGAATGAGAGATACTGGAGGTCTTTATCCGCAGTTCGGGTTGAGGAACTCTCCTCTG GTTTATCAGACATTAGAACATCAAATGATTGTCGCTGAAGCAGCTCAGCGATTGAGACTACCTCTTATTTCCAAAGATGGAGAAGTTCACGATGAAGAAATTGAAAAGCTAAGTGTAGTGTCTCGAAACTCCCTTGACAGTAATAGCACCAGTGCTGTGAACAACTCGAGCTTGAGTTCTTCTAATTATGCCACTCCAAACAGCTCTGTTAGTGGGGCTAATTATTCTCTTGCTTCTATGGATCAAGTAGACCCTGTAGTTGGTGGTGTTCCCAGTCGTTTTCTTGGAATTACACCGGCTTATTTGTGGCAGACTCAGCATCTGAAAACACCATTATCTGTG GATATGACAGAATATCGTATGTCTCTCTCACGGGAGGTTGATGCTCGCTTAAAAATGAAATGTGATAAGTTATCAGATGCATTTGTATTGGAAGACAATG attcatcatcatctggaagtcaaagttcaacttCACGGCTTCCAGAAAG AGTGAAGTTGTTGATTGAGgagattgaaagagaagaagcagCTCTGAGGGATGACCTTTATTCTGCTGATAGAAAATTTGCTGAATATTATAGT GTACTGGAACAGATACTTGGGGTGCTCTtcaaacttgtcaaagatttgaaGTTGGACCGTCAACATAAATAT GATGAGATGCAGAAAACATGGCTTTGTAAAAGATGCCAAACCATGAGTGCAAAATTGAG TGTTCTAGAAAATGTTCTTCTCCTCGGAACTTACACTAAGGAGTCTATAGCCGCCCTTCATAAGATAAG GAAGTATCTCGTCGAGGCTACTGAAGAGGCTTCTATTGCATATAATAAAGCG GTTACTCGACTGCGTGAGTACCAGGGTGTGGATCCTCACTTTGACGACATAGCGAGGCAGTACCAAGACATTGTAAAG AAATTGGAAAACATGCAATGGACAATCGACCAAGTTGAGATGGATCTGAAACGCATGTCCGATAGTTCTACCTCATAG